The genomic window TAGCTAGTCACTGTTTTAACCTTTAATACATTGGCCCAACTTCTATGCTTACAGACACATTGTAAGTAATAAATGTACAAAACCATACACAATACGGCCAACAGATTTCAGGTTTTCTATATTTGTTTTGTCTCCTACTGCTGCTGCACCACAATTATTTGGGAAGTCCATTACTTCAGTCACTCCTGTACTCTATATGTGTATGTAGAGTATAGACTCTATGTGACAGCTGACATTAGGTTTCCACTTAATTGAAGTCACGAGTTTCATCAATCACTGTATGCTGGGGATTTCTCTTTAGCCTTTAAGAAATTAAGTCTTctcaaaatacataaaaaagtATAACATGCTGTGGTTATCATCAGTTTCTACTTCAAATACTTGTTAGGACCCGAGGCAAAAAATTGCAATACTTAATGTATGTATCAGGTTTTGACTTTCAACAGTTATGCCTGTAGGCAAGTTAGGAGTACACCATCAAAAAATCATTTGCATGAATTTGCTACCACATAGTTGTATGTGCTTTTAAATCTTCTTGATACATTTATCTCCACTTTCTCAACATTTCATTTGACTAAGCTCCTAAAACAGGGGGGAGGGGAATCTTTACTATAATCAGGTTCTTGTGATTTAAGCTTTAATTTGCACTgatgaggaaaagcagaaggaggGACAGAGGTACAAGGAGATTTGAACAGTATCACATACTGTACTTCATTGCAGTTCAAGAATTTCAACACCTGAATAAATACTCTTTGGAACAACAAAGCCAAAAGCTCTATAGCACTTTTACTGTGCTGTAGAGACAACACTGCATAAAGGGATATGCTAAAATACTACTGTTTATACAGAGTAATCTATATTGTATGGAGCAATCAGTTTTAAATTCCAAACATCCCAAACTGGGTTATGCACATTAAATCATAATttaaggagataaaaaaaaccccagtactTCTTCTCCATTTTCAATGCTATTTTAAGAATCAGAGTTCTCAAATCTACTTTTATCCACTGCTTTGCCCATAGAAATTCCTTCTTAGCTTACAATAAGCAGAGAACTTAACATACCAACCCAAGGTGAAAAAAGCCTTAAGAAACTTACTTCAAGAGCAAACATTCTGTCCATCATACTTCTTGACGAGGTGGCATCAGCTACAATATGAACTTCCAGACCTCTGCCAATTAATTCCAGTGCTGTTTGCTGGATACAGACATGAGTCTACGGGGGAGAAATCAAAGGCAGAAAAGCCACCAACAAACCATTATTATGAAATGAAAGTAACACAACCACAAATTAGAGCTCATAATTAATTAGAGTTCAAATACGTATTTTTCTACACCAGGCACTACAAGGGAACtcaatatgcattttaaatgccAGTTAAGATTGAGACAAGTGCCTGTAGTTTACAAGTATCTCATCTCAAATTCTTTTATGAGATTATATTAAAgacaacacaaaaataatttattctgtagAGGATATCTAAGCTCTAAGTAATATAAAttgagttggttttttttcattacagaaaGTGATGCCCCCTTTGAGGGTCAATAGACATTGCCATAAACCAGTATTAGAATGGCAAAGCACCTACTTCTACTCCAAAGAGGACAATACTCCGGACACCAGGGATCTCTGCTAATGCTGCTTCAACTTCTGGCAACACCATTGAAAATTTTGTCTTGGGAAGCACAAGTTTAGCTCCTGTTAAATCAATTTCTTGCACAGTGCTGCCAAGACCTTTGGGATACTGTTCAGTGACAATAACTGGAATACCCAAGAGCCGTGCACCTTGGAGCTgtaaggggaaaaaggaaaacattttaaaataaaagaaaaaaagaaaaaaaaaaaaaaacaaagacattGTTATTACCTAAAATGAAGTAATTGTTAGACTGTGTGTAAAATAATAGTTTACAATGAGCAATCAAAACtcactacaggaaaaaaaaaagcaaacatacCAGTCGTTGGCCCACACTGATGATATCGCCAAAGTATTTGATGGCAGGCCGGAATCGTTCTTGCATGTCACAACAGAAAAAGACAGTGCTTGAGGGTGTCAGGTTGCCCAAAGCAGTAatctaaaaaaatgaaataaaggcaATGTTTTCCATGGCAGTGGACATCCTTtcagaaatgcagcaaaatgAGGAAGAGTTTGCAATACCTCTGCTAGATTATGGATTTACGTTACTTTGAgtcaaaagagaagaaaagttttTCAAGCCTTATTTTGGTATGTTTCTGAATTCAAATGAATAGCTGATACTGAATGGTACAGTATAGTCATCACTATGTAATCAAGATTTTATTGGGTGGGAAGCACCAGTCAACATAAAAGTACATGGATATTTCTGAACTCTGAAGGGGGCAGAGGAACATACTGCctaaaccataaaaaaaaaaaaacaaccaaacaaacaaaaaaaaaacaaaaacaaaaaaaaaaaaaaaaaaaaaacaaaaaaccaaaaaacaaaagcaaaattaccttcttcaaattcatttttaaatccaCAATTCTTGGAATTGATATAGACTCAGGATaaattaaagttaaaaaaaattcagacttCCACTTGCTTTCAAATACTGTAAGTACATATATTTTCAATACTTCCATTGTGTAGGCAATTTGATTTGTCTATGACATCTTTTAGCACAAGTCCAAAGGTTAGAATGAAAGTAGAGAAGACTGTAAATATTAGAAACCAAACTTAACACATTTTAATGACAAAAGTAATCTCCTAGAGTTTCCCTCATACAAGGTACCAAGTAGGGTAGAAGGACGgggataagaaaaataaaccaaataccTAATTTTCTTACATTTAGAAAGGGTGCTTTGTATTTGCATAAACAAATTACTTGCACTGCCTGTCAAACCAATGTATAGAGCTTCAGATGGAAGctacagggaaagaaaagagttaCATACTATCATTTAGTTGAAAGGCAACTCAAGAGAAATTACATCCATTCAGGAGCTTTTCACCAGACAGATAAATCAAATGGAATAAAGAGCTTATGGGAAGTACCCATTAACTATATACACTTCATACACTGCAATCTGAGGCTGTAatgttttaaactgaaacaaaattacaaaatttgtAAAAGAATGTATTTTGGAAGAGTGCAGATGTATTGAGTTAATGTGACAAGGTTTTGGTAATGAGGGGAGGCTGTAGGGGTGGCTTTTGTGAGATGCCAGAAACAGCCTCCTGTCAAGAGAGCGCTAATGCCTGCTGAATCCAAGACAGATCTGTTACATCAGTGATGCTGGTGACAACTCTATGCTAACATATTTAAGCAAGggtaaaaaaaccacactgtccaacagcagctgtgAAAAGAGGGTGAGAATATGTGGGAGAAATAGCCCTGCAGccaccaaggtcagtgcagaaggaggggcaaGAGTTACCCcaagtgctggagcagagattcccctgcagccactgGTGCAGACCagggtgaggcagctgtgcccctgcagcccatgggctTCCACAGCGGAACAGAAATCCACCTGCAGTCCATGGAGGACCCCACAGCAGAACCTTGAAGAAGGCCTGCAATATGCCTTAAAGAAGGCTGTGACTCTGAAGGGCCACACTGATGCAGGCTCCTAGGACCTGTGACGCTCTAGAGAGGAGCTCATGCTGGAGAATGTTTGGGAAGCaatgcagcctgtgggaaggatGCACATTTACTCATGACATACTATCTCCCAGAGGAGGGACCCCactctggagcaggggaagagtgtgagaAGAATGAATGGGAGAGGTGAAGTTTTATGCACTGACCACAAACCCCActccccatccctctgtgctgcttgaagggaggaggcagagaagttGGAAGTAGAGCTAAACatgggaagaagagagggaTAGGGAAGAGATGTTTCTACATTTGCTCTTATTTCCAATTATTCTAATTGGTTACTGATTAGCACTATATCAAACTGATTTCCCCAAGTCTGTTTTGTCCATGATGGTAACTGGCAAGTGATTCCTCTCTGTCCTTATCTTGATGCACAAGCTTCTTTGTCGTATTTTCTCCCCTCTGTCCTACTGAGGACAAGTGATGGAGTAGTTTGATGAACAGCTGGTGGCCAGCCAAGGTCAACTCAACACAAAGGAATTGGGAATCGATAAATATTAGTTTCAAAACTTTCATTGATTCACCACATGTCTCCAGAGTAAAATGCTGCTGATCTCAATTCCCAAGGCCATGCTTAATAATGGCCATGCTTAAACATATGCAATGGCCTGGTAAAATTGTTGGGAAAATTACTTGTGTGCTAGCAATTGTAAATGCTAAATTC from Vidua macroura isolate BioBank_ID:100142 chromosome Z, ASM2450914v1, whole genome shotgun sequence includes these protein-coding regions:
- the ISOC1 gene encoding isochorismatase domain-containing protein 1 codes for the protein MAAAEPFAAPGGGSVPVLFCFSVFARPSSVPHGAGYELLIQKFLSLYGDQIDMHRKFVVQLFAEEWSQYIDLPKGFLVNERCKVRLVPLQIQITALGNLTPSSTVFFCCDMQERFRPAIKYFGDIISVGQRLLQGARLLGIPVIVTEQYPKGLGSTVQEIDLTGAKLVLPKTKFSMVLPEVEAALAEIPGVRSIVLFGVETHVCIQQTALELIGRGLEVHIVADATSSRSMMDRMFALERLARTGIIVTTSEAILLQLVADKEHPKFKEIQNLIKASAPESGLLSKV